The genomic segment ACGTAGGAGCGGACTCGGCTGAAGCACTCCTGGAGGCTCCAGACGAGCTGGAGCATGAAGCGCGAGGCGTTCCTCACCGAGTCCGAGACATCGCAGAGGGTGACGAGCTTGGGCTTCTCGCGATGGCGTCGCCTGAACCTGAGCTCCATCGGGATGCCGCCGTACTGGAGGCTCCGCCGCACGGTGCGCCGCGAGTCCAGGCGTCCCTTCTCCTCCTGCCGCTGACGGAGGGCCAGCGCGTCCTTGATCTTCCGCGCCAGGCGCGCGACCACCGCCTTCATCTGGGCCACCTCGTCGGCGCTCAAGGCGAAGAGGGGCTTGTCGGTCAGCGACTCCTGCATGAGCCGCTCGCCCGAGCGGTAGGCTCGGCGCTCGAGTTCGCGCTCCACGTGCTGGCGGATCATCCGGCGGAAGGCCTCCAGGCGGAGGTCGAGGTAGTTCCGGATGCGCGCGAGCTGTCCCGGGTCCAGGCCCCGGGCCTCGAGAAGCTGGAGCAGCCGCGCCAGGTCGCGCTCGATCATCTCCCAGTCGAAGCGGTCGTGGATCCGCCGGGAGAAGTAGCCGATCTGGAGGAAGTACATCAGTCGCTCAAGCCCGGCGGTGCGCCCGCCCTCGCGGATCGCCATCTCCAGCTCCATCCCCTCGCCGCGGAGGAGCAGCTCGGTCAGCTCGTCGAGCTCCATCCCCTCCTCGGCGAGGAGCCGGTCCAGCAGCTCGCGGATCCGCGGGTCCTCGGGGCCGAGGGCTTTCTTGAGCCCCTCGCCGAGGGCCTGGAGGTCGAGGAAGTAGAGGTCGAAGAGCCGGTTGAAGGTGGGGAGGTCGCGTGACTCTTTGATGAGCGTGGTCGCGAGCGCGGTCTTGAACGCCTCCCGGTCCAGGAGCCCAACCTCGGCGGAGGCGGCGAGGGCGTCCAGCGCCTCGGAGGGCGAGATCCGCACTTCCGCCCGTCTCAGGTCCCCGATGAACTCCAGGATGCGCTGGTCCATCGCCTCGGAGGGGCTACGCCTTCAGCCCTAACGGCGTCGGCCGGATCGGTTGCGGGGAACCGCCCGAGATAGAGGCTCAAAGGGAGTACCTTCCATCGCGGCGGCCCGAGCTACCGTTCGTTTCACGGCATCGCGCACGGCGCGGGGGCTCGCTTTTCTAGCGTAGCGACGGAGCGATCCCGCGAGGCTTCGAGCGCGGATCTCTACCGGCTGAAGGTTACCCATGAGGCCTTGAACACGTCCTCGCCGTGGGTCCGGCTGATCGGGACGAGGCGGCCGTCCTCAAGGCGGAGGAGGCCGTGGAAGGAGCCCTGGCCGATGATGTGGATCATGGACAGCTTCCAGCCGAGCGCGCCGCCGGGGATCTCCTCGGAGACCTCTGCGCACCGGCTGACGTCGCGGACGTCGCCGACCAGGTGGAGCACTCGCACGGGCCCTTCCGCGGCCCTGAGGCCGAGCACCACCTTGTAGGCGGGCCCGTTGCGGAAGGTCTCCACGGTCAGCTCGTCCGGCGTGAGGAGATGGGGGACGGCCTCGGGCATGGTGGTCAGGTAGAAGTCGCGCGGGAACGGGTGGAGGTAATAGAAATGCCAGCGCCCCGCGGCGTAGATCCAGATCTTGACGTACTCGCCGAGCAGGCCTGAGATGCAGCGCCCGCCCTCGATGAAGACCGGCCCGGCCGGGCCCAGCTCGGGCAGCCGGATCCGGGGGCAGGGGAACCAGAGCTCCCTGAACTCGGTGAGCGCCTTCCAGTCGGTCACGGGAGGTCGGCCAGGACCTTGTCGAGGGCGCCGCGCACCCGCTCCATGTCCTTCTCGTACTTCACCAGCATCGTGAGGGTGGACTCGACCAGCTCGGGGTTGAGCTGGTCGGCGTTCAGGATCACCAGCGAGCGGGCCCAGTCGAGGCTCTCCGAGATGGACGGCGGCTTCCGGAGGTCGAGGGTCCGGATCCGCTGGACGGCGGCGACCACCGCCCGGGCGAGCCGCTCGGGGATCTCGGGGACCTTCAGGCGGATGATCGCCAGCTCCTCGGCCGGCGCGGGGAAGTCGATGAAGAGGTGGAGGCAGCGCCGCTTGAGGCCGTCGGAGATCTCGCGGGCGTTGTTCGAGGTGAGCACCACCAGCGGGATGTGCCTGGCCCCGATGGTCCCGAGCTCGGGGACGGACACCTGGTAGTCGGAGAGCACCTCGAGAAGGAAGGCTTCGAACTCGGGCTCGGCCTTGTCGATCTCGTCCACCAGGAGTACCACCGGGTCGTCCGCCAGGATCGCCGACAGAAGCGGGCGCGGCGCGAGGAAGCGGAAGGAGAAGAAGGCGTCCTCCTGCCCGGCAATGCGGGCGACGGCCTCAGGGAGGGACGGGGCGTCGGCGATCAGCTCGCCGATCCGCTCGCGGAGGAGCTGGGTGTAGAGGAGCTGTTTGGCATACTTCCACTCGTAGAGCGCCTTGCCCTCGTCGAGCCCCTCGTAGCACTGGAGGCGGATGAGGCGGCGCTCCGTCGCTTCGGACAGGGCCTTGGCCATCTCCGTCTTCCCGACGCCGGCAGGTCCCTCGATCAGGATCGGGCGCCCCATCCGCTCGGCGAGATAGACCACCGTGGCGATGCGCCGGCTTGCGATATAGCGGGCCGAGCGAAAGCGCTCCTGGACCTCTTCGACGGACGGGAACATGGCGGCTCCTTGGATTAATCGGGTCTCGCCTCGTGGCTGTTACTTACTCGGGTCTCGCCTCGCCGCTGGCGCAGGCGATGAAGCTGCCTGCGCCGAAGCGCCTCGGCTCGAACTGCCACGCCTGCGGCTCGTCCGAAGCCCCTCGGCTCGAACTGCCACTCGGGTCTCGCGTCGCGACGGGTCTGCCTGCGGCATGGCCGCCGTCGCTCGGCTCGAACTGCTACTGAATTGCGGCTCATTCTATCACACCGGCTGGCTCGGCGCGTCATCTCGCCGGGCGGCCCGCGCCCTCCTCGACACGAGTGGTACAATTTTGAATGTGACCAATCAGGGGAAGAGCTATCACCGCTGGCAGTTCTGGCTCGGGGTCGCCCGCCTGGCGCTCACGGTCGCCCTCCTGGCAGTCTTCCTCCTTACCGGCGCGACCCTGACGCTCCGCCGGTGGGCCGAGGCGGGCGGCCACCCGTTCTGGCTCCAGGTGGCCGAGCTCTTCCTGATTCTGAGCGTGGCCCTGCGCCTGGTTTCGGCGCCGCTGAGCTGGCTTGCCGGCTACCGGCTCCCCCGTCGCGTGGGGCTTCTCCACCAGCCGTTCTGGCGCTGGGCCCTGGATCACTTGAAGGCAGTGGCCCTGAGCGGCGCCCTGACCTTGCTTGCCGCGGAGGTGATCTACGCGCTTCTCAGCGTGACGGCCTGGTGGTGGCTCTGGGGCGCCGCGGTCTTCTTCGCCGGCTCGGCGTTTCTGGCCATGGTGGTTCCGCTCTGGATCGTGCCGCTCTTCTACCGCCTGACTCCGCTCGACGACGCCCAGCTCCGAGAGCGGCTCCTCGCCCTGGCCGCGCGCGTGGGCGTTCCGGTAGTCGGCGTCTGGCTGGTTGATCAGTCCCGGAAGAGCCGGACCGCGAACGCGGCCCTCACGGGCCTCGGGCGGACCCGCCGGATTCTCCTCTTCGACACGCTCGTCAACGGCTTCACCTCCGATCAGGTGGAGGCGGTCCTGGCCCACGAGCTGGGTCACCACGTCCACGGTGACGTCCGGCGCGCGCTCCTCGTCCAGGGCGGACTGACCCTCGTCACCTTCTGGATCGCTGACGGCCTCCTCCGCCTCGGCAGCCGCTGGCTCGGCCTCGACGGCCCGGCGGACCCTGCCGGCCTGCCGCTGTTCGCCCTCATCGTCGTCGGGCTCGGGCTCCTGGCGCTGCCCCTCGCGAACGGCTACTCGCGCTGGGTCGAGCGCCGGGCCGATGACTTCTGCCTGGCCGTGACGCGGAACCCTGACGCCTTCATCGGCGCCATGGACCGGCTCGCCGAGCTGAACCTGGCCGAGCGCAGCCCGCACCCGGTGAAGGAGTTCTTCCTCTTCTCCCACCCCTCCATCGCGAGGCGCATCGCCTCCGCCCGCCGGTTCGCGTCTGCCGAAGGCAGGGTCGTTGCCCAATCCAGCGCGGTCTGATATTGTCCCCTCACCCTGACCCTTTGCCCGTCGGCAGAGGGGGAACCATCACGGCCGCCACGGAGGGATGAGCATGGCCAAGCGGAAGCGGCTCCACGAACTGGTGATGGCCAGACGGGGGGCGGTGGTGCCGGGAGCCTACGACTGCGTCTCGGCCAGGCTCGTGGAGCGCGCGGGGTTTCCCGTCGTGTACATGACCGGCTACGGCACGTCGGCCTCCCGCCTGGGGCTCCCCGACCTGGGCTTCGCCGGCCTCGCCGAGATGGTGGATCACGCGCGGAGCATGGCGGCAGCGGTCTCCATCCCTCTGATTGCGGATGCCGACACCGGCTACGGCAACGCGCTGAACGTGCGCCGGACCGTCCAGCTCTACGAGACCGCCGGGGTGGCCGCGC from the Candidatus Rokuibacteriota bacterium genome contains:
- a CDS encoding MoxR family ATPase, coding for MFPSVEEVQERFRSARYIASRRIATVVYLAERMGRPILIEGPAGVGKTEMAKALSEATERRLIRLQCYEGLDEGKALYEWKYAKQLLYTQLLRERIGELIADAPSLPEAVARIAGQEDAFFSFRFLAPRPLLSAILADDPVVLLVDEIDKAEPEFEAFLLEVLSDYQVSVPELGTIGARHIPLVVLTSNNAREISDGLKRRCLHLFIDFPAPAEELAIIRLKVPEIPERLARAVVAAVQRIRTLDLRKPPSISESLDWARSLVILNADQLNPELVESTLTMLVKYEKDMERVRGALDKVLADLP
- a CDS encoding M48 family metallopeptidase, with protein sequence MTNQGKSYHRWQFWLGVARLALTVALLAVFLLTGATLTLRRWAEAGGHPFWLQVAELFLILSVALRLVSAPLSWLAGYRLPRRVGLLHQPFWRWALDHLKAVALSGALTLLAAEVIYALLSVTAWWWLWGAAVFFAGSAFLAMVVPLWIVPLFYRLTPLDDAQLRERLLALAARVGVPVVGVWLVDQSRKSRTANAALTGLGRTRRILLFDTLVNGFTSDQVEAVLAHELGHHVHGDVRRALLVQGGLTLVTFWIADGLLRLGSRWLGLDGPADPAGLPLFALIVVGLGLLALPLANGYSRWVERRADDFCLAVTRNPDAFIGAMDRLAELNLAERSPHPVKEFFLFSHPSIARRIASARRFASAEGRVVAQSSAV
- a CDS encoding VWA domain-containing protein, encoding MDQRILEFIGDLRRAEVRISPSEALDALAASAEVGLLDREAFKTALATTLIKESRDLPTFNRLFDLYFLDLQALGEGLKKALGPEDPRIRELLDRLLAEEGMELDELTELLLRGEGMELEMAIREGGRTAGLERLMYFLQIGYFSRRIHDRFDWEMIERDLARLLQLLEARGLDPGQLARIRNYLDLRLEAFRRMIRQHVERELERRAYRSGERLMQESLTDKPLFALSADEVAQMKAVVARLARKIKDALALRQRQEEKGRLDSRRTVRRSLQYGGIPMELRFRRRHREKPKLVTLCDVSDSVRNASRFMLQLVWSLQECFSRVRSYV